Proteins from a single region of Psilocybe cubensis strain MGC-MH-2018 chromosome 3, whole genome shotgun sequence:
- a CDS encoding Sphingoid long chain base kinase 4, translating to MWEFLIPKAKQASHHRHDIPHRSVLKASFDSSSKTVCVAYVDKKKKRHKLVILEGAVREEEASFAGEWTESVMKLAYEDFGVKRSRKLMIFVNPFGGTGKGATIFATKIEPLLKTAGCVLEVLYTTHRGQARDVSSKLSLDFDAVLTVSGDGLIHEVLNGFSEHSNPRGAFAIPICPIPTGSGNGLSLNLLGYEDGFDVVAAALNAVKGKPMNVDLFSFTQGERRSISFMSQAMGLMADLDIGTEHLRWMGDSRFLYGFLRGIIAFKPCPVQLSYRLVESDKNKMAEFAHSKRAETTTISSSESQVSELESKVEGAMPTLKYLPDDEDGWTTFDKPVLYVYAGKGPYVGRDFMAFPVSLPNDGLIDVAAMIKSTRGDMIASMDGAPEGVGYWLPNIHYAKVHAYRIKPLHPKGCLAVDGEAFPFEPFQVEVHQAVKLDAVERQGLDDWKASPPRQTFVDGLNVEHLSDLYITLPTRDGSKRPYEAPELGDPLPYGHHLAFFHARRSEEQLRKDGTDEDISPPAPFTKRMWAGGKILWKNDNPLLVGKRTMGVSTVAGAEEKGFDKGKPMVFITQKIEFTQEGQRVPSVVEERAHVYFHAEIFSNRKKVFDRAVNDIPTTVDFSFEYTPTPITLFRYSALMFNAHHIHLDKEYCEKEEGYPERVVHGPLTAQMLLETVNIHFPDLKFQKFEYRATNPLFVNRKLTINGKWVDKSNILVWCSDMNGIVGMTGKVLTQ from the exons ATGTGGGAATTTCTAATTCCGA AGGCTAAACAAGCATCACACCACCGACATGATATACCCCACCGGAGCGTTCTAAAAGCGAGCTTTGATAGCAGTTCTAAGACAGTATGCGTTGCATACGTTgacaaaaagaagaagcgcCATAAATTGGTTATTCTTGAAGGAGCAGttagagaagaagaggcatCCTTTGCTGGAGAGTGGACGGAATCAGTTATGAAGCTAGCATATGAAG ATTTCGGCGTCAAGCGCTCACGCAAACTTATGATCTTCGTCAATCCATTTGGAGGGACA GGGAAAGGAGCGACCATTTTCGCAACAAAGATCGAGCCACTGCTCAAAACAGCAGGCTGCGTGCTTGAAGTATTAT ATACTACACATCGAGGACAAGCCCGTGATGTTTCGAGCAAGCTGTCGCTGGATTTCGACGCTGTGCTCACTGTTTCCGGAGATGGGTTGATTCATGAGGTGTTGAATGGCTTCAGCGAACATAGCAACCCTCGAGGTGCATTTGCAATTCCAATTTGCCCAATACCGACAGGGTCAGGAAATGGCTTGTCTCTCAATTTGTTAGGATATGAG GACGGTTTCGACGTAGTTGCTGCGGCATTAAATGCTGTTAAGG GGAAGCCAATGAATGTCgatttgttttctttcaCGCAAGGTGAAAGGAGAAGCATCTCATTCATGTCCCAGGCTATGGGCCTGATGGCCGACCTGGACATCGGTACGGAGCATCTCCGTTGGATGGGTGATTCAAGATTTCTTTACGGATTTCTACGAGGGA TTATCGCCTTCAAACCCTGTCCAGTACAGCTCTCGTATAGGTTGGTAGAGAGTGATAAAAACAAGATGGCTGAATTTGCGCACTCCAAGAGAGCAGAAACCACAACCATTTCATCTTCGGAGTCCCAGGTTTCCGAACTAGAAAGTAAAGTAGAAGGTGCTATGCCTACGTTGAAGTATCTTcctgacgacgaggatggcTGGACTACATTTGATAAACCCGTACTCTATGTGTACGCTGGTAAAGGACCGTATGTTGGACG TGATTTCATGGCATTCCCCGTATCTCTTCCCAACGACGGCCTGATTGATGTGGCCGCAATGATCAAG AGCACCAGAGGTGATATGATCGCGTCCATGGATGGAGCACCCGAAGGCGTGGGTTACTGGCTCCCAAAT ATACACTACGCAAAAGTTCATGCGTATCGCATAAAACCACTTCACCCAAAGGGATGCTTGGCCGTAGACGGTGAAGCATTTCCCTTTGAACCATTCCAGGTTGAAGTTCACCAAG CGGTCAAATTGGACGCTGTGGAAAGGCAAGGGCTAGATGATTGGAAAGCTTCCCCCCCAAGACAGACTTTTGTGGATGGGCTGAACGTCGAGCATCTTTCTGATCTTTACATCACACTACCAACTCGCGATGGCAGCAAAAGGCCGTATGAAGCCCCAGAACTGGGCGATCCGCTGCCATATGGGCACCACCTCGCGTTCTTTCACGCGCGCAGGTCTGAAGAACAGCTACGCAAGGATGGAACAGATGAAGACATCTCCCCTCCAGCGCCATTCACCAAAAGGATGTGGGCTGGTGGGAAGATATTGTGGAAAAACGACAATCCTTTACTGGTGGGGAAGAGAACTATGGGAGTCTCAACTGTTGCTGGTGCGGAGGAGAAAGGGTTTGATAAAGGAAAACCCATGGTATTCATCACTCAGAAGATAGAATTTACTCAGGAAGGCCAGCGAGTACCTTCTGTTGTCGAAGAAAGAGCACATGTATACTTCCACGCAGAAATATTttccaacagaaagaaagtctTTGATCGCGCAG TAAACGATATCCCAACTACTGTTGACTTCTCATTTGAATATACGCCAACGCCGATTACATTATTTCGATACTCCGCATTGATGTTTAATGCACACCATATTCATCTTGACAAGGAGTATTGCGAAAAAGAGGAAGGCTATCCTG AACGCGTGGTACATGGACCACTCACAGCTCAAATGCTGTTAGAGACCGTCAACATTCATTTCCCTGATCTCAAGTTCCAAAAGTTCGAATACCGTGCCACAAACCCCTTATTCGTCAATCGTAAATTGACCATAAATGGAAAATGGGTCGACAAGTCCAACATCTTGGTATGGTGCAGCGATATGAACGGAATAGTCGGGATGACCGGAAAGGTCTTGACACAGTAA
- a CDS encoding TBC domain-containing protein (TBC domain-containing protein C1952.17c): MQSDSVAVKVSQLRLTSQRLGQVQAKNDSQANITRTDIATLLQRDNVPLAREKAEKLIMDEAYGDLLEEIEMQIGVLLEKYNELERQTPPSPVMIEAISTIIYATPYVHSKDLDAIRKYLIDLVGPDFARSAAGNRDHHVSKRVLKAISAPIPSAFQLDGYLEEIAMAYGVSWNPEPAPQNIINSLSEALDVEASPEVDLRELRRLCSQGIPDEPAWLRPRIWKLFFGVISIKKASWKTESLKHREAYYDLVRRLLEPFSRAQTSHTPHDDTLLSVYKQLSGLPRNIFALLEDEPDSSLQCPLHENAPESIRIIYANDLESRVKTLLHQANDASDITPTPEIRLESDADTTPGISLTPAGEETAEDSTSTTLLPSRKCLFGNAHPKHCSSLLRLLYLHSTINPGGLSYHTASILVPLLSALTQEVELDDIGHVEADTFWLLEAVLAEFSGLEDDDGRVWMKNFSERLAWADFEFSSDLESRSLDPALPHYSYRWLMPLLTHTLPLPSLFLTWDAIFSRPPRERGSYPKLDYLVDVCTSMLLRSKNHLFRLWNTGRTTRSLWSTETSVQSPANGQDSFMEVLSFLQNYDLRYVGGVERIIQTASELYHRRQQQTVTSQQPSLSLGARLKVNMWKGFGSAPNPTYDASSIDKKRDSSDYADGDETETSETIRKTTLASRVSDTVWRGITNRSAMDDENPSAPPSPVPPTSPNTHAEKALNVSSSPPAQSSSLWNYAEKLKDSDAVATISKVSTNWRVKGILGGWGMSKPNSPTTSSGNEKEPIPHVEQNMQGRRGSLPFLHSPTMIPPPSALSSPDVGFRSPELSPPLPNSGLIGKTKSLISRASQPATPKSAPRPLLLGTSTFVTPSPRDSVSSKHPRSASTGTRTPDTDEWAEVMKAKRQHFNRDSQSSVSSLSPSDAFGRTPKSTRSDRESDSSSRIVSINRRSVSPMAPSFRIGQARSSSRASSVSSSGFSSPPLLAKSPLQESSLIEDESLAQQARTRHVLQSFSTLDTSLQSRSYSEKESDSDVTSSELPVPTRKPSWKKNIENNGESEDTANSTSAGVPVRAPRVRSKRYPRPANLQIQDDKSPRYAAEQKTPSPSTLKVEWPGEYENVATPRATSFDSDDAPGIPKSPRRSRKISTGDGERPRKLSTDTYREERPRKLSSGRTRKVSTESREVPRARRESAAEEGDDEGYDELLSAYESEDAPNVSTR; this comes from the exons ATGCAGTCGGATTCGGTCGCCGTCAAAGTT TCCCAGCTTCGCTTGACCAGTCAAAGGTTAGGTCAGGTCCAGGCTAAAAATGACTCCCAGGCCAACATCACACGTACCGACATCGCTACCCTATTACAGCGAGATAATGTTCCCCTGGCTCGCGAGAAGGCCGAGAAGTTGATTATGGACGAGGCGTACGGAGACCTTTTGGAGGAAATAGAAATGCAAATAGGGGTGTTACTCgaaaaatataatgaatTGGAGCGTCA GACGCCTCCAAGCCCTGTCATGATAGAAGCTATATCGACGATAATTTACGCTACCCCTTATGTTCACTCTAAAG ACCTTGACGCTATAAGAAAATATCTAATTGACCTCGTCGGGCCCGATTTTGCGCGTTCTGCAGCTGGAAATCGTGATCATCACGTATCGAAGCGCGTTTTGAAAGCTATTTCAGCGCCAATTCCATCTGCATTTCAGTTGGACGGTTATCTGGAAGAAATTGCAATGGCATACGGTGTTTCGTGGAACCCAGAACCTGCTCCCCAGAATAT TATAAACTCTCTCTCTGAAGCTCTGGATGTTGAGGCAAGTCCAGAGGTTGATTTAAGAGAACTCCGACGCCTGTGCTCACAAG GTATTCCTGACGAACCTGCGTGGCTACGTCCTAGAATATGGAA ACTTTTCTTCGGTGTTATTTCTATCAAGAAAGCGAGTTGGAAGACGGAATCACTAAAGCACAGAGAGGCATACTAT GACCTTGTTCGCAGATTGTTGGAACCGTTTTCTCGTGCCCAGACAAGCCACACTCCCCATGATGACACACTTCTTTCTGTGTATAAACAGCTGTCTGGATTGCCAAGGAACATATTTGCACTCCTTGAAGACGAACCCGATTCATCTCTGCAATGTCCCCTGCACGAAAATGCTCCAGAATCGATACGAATAATTTACGCCAACGACCTTGAATCTCGCGTAAAGACTCTCCTACATCAAGCCAACGACGCTTCCGACATCACACCTACTCCTGAAATCCGGCTAGAATCTGATGCTGACACTACTCCTGGTATATCGCTAACACCTGCTGGTGAGGAAACCGCGGAAGACAGCACGTCGACAACTCTTCTACCATCGCGCAAATGCCTTTTCGGAAACGCACATCCAAAACACTGCTCCTCTCTACTCCGTCTTCTTTATCTTCATAGTACAATAAATCCTGGTGGTTTATCCTATCATACAGCTTCAATTTTGGTCCCTCTTCTTTCGGCTTTGACACAAGAAGTAGAGCTGGATGACATTGGCCATGTCGAAGCTGATACATTCTGGCTGCTTGAAGCAGTTCTAGCAGAGTTCTCTGGCTTggaagacgatgatggaCGCGTTTGGATGAAAAACTTTAGTGAACGTCTTGCTTGGGCAGACTTTGAGTTCTCTTCCGACTTG GAAAGTCGAAGTTTGGATCCGGCGTTGCCTCACTATTCATA CCGATGGTTGATGCCATTACTTACTCATACCCTACCCCTGCCTTCACTCTTTCTGACTTGGGATGCTATCTTCTCTCGACCTCCTAGAGAAAGAGGCTCCTATCCCAAGCTCGATTACCTTGTGGATGTCTGTACGAGTATGCTCCTCAGGTCAAAGAATCACCTATTTAG ACTATGGAATACTGGACGAACAACGCGCAGCCTATGGAGCACCGAAACTTCAGTCCAGTCTCCCGCTAACGGCCAAGACTCGTTCATGGAAGtactttcttttctccaaaATTACGACCTGAGATATGTGGGTGGCGTTGAGAGAATTATTCAGACAGCATCTGAGCTTTATCATCGTCGCCAACAACAAACTGTCACCTCTCAACAGCCATCACTTAGTCTGGGTGCGCGTCTGAAGGTGAATATGTGGAAAGGCTTTGGCTCGGCTCCGAATCCCACATATGATGCTTCCAGCATTGACAAGAAGCGTGACAGCAGTGATTATGCAGATGGTGACGAAACTGAGACATCGGAAACAATTCGCAAGACGACTTTGGCCTCTCGCGTTTCTGATACTGTTTGGAGAGGTATAACCAATAGATCTGCCATGGACGACGAAAACCCTTCAGCCCCGCCTTCGCCAGTCCCGCCTACCTCCCCAAACACGCATGCTGAGAAAGCCCTGAATGTATCATCTTCCCCGCCCGCACAATCTTCCAGCCTTTGGAACTACGCCGAAAAGTTGAAGGACTCTGATGCTGTTGCGACGATCTCCAAGGTTAGCACAAACTGGCGCGTCAAAGGCATCTTAGGCGGGTGGGGCATGAGCAAGCCTAATTCTCCGACGACATCTTCTGGAAACGAGAAAGAACCAATACCTCACGTAGAACAGAATATGCAAGGAAGACGCGGCTCTCTCCCATTTCTACATTCGCCAACAATGATACCGCCTCCCTCGGCCTTGTCATCTCCTGATGTGGGATTCCGGAGCCCTGAGCTATCTCCCCCACTGCCCAATAGTGGGTTAATTGGAAAGACCAAGTCGCTCATCTCTCGTGCCTCTCAACCCGCCACGCCTAAGTCAGCACCTAGGCCATTACTCCTCGGTACATCGACATTTGTTACCCCCAGCCCAAGGGACTCAGTATCCAGCAAGCACCCTCGATCTGCGAGTACTGGTACAAGAACGCCCGATACGGATGAATGGGCCGAAGTGATGAAAGCAAAGCGACAGCATTTCAACAGGGATTCTCAATCCTCTGTATCATCTTTGTCTCCTTCTGATGCGTTTGGGCGGACGCCAAAGTCGACTCGGTCAGACAGGGAATCTGACAGTTCAAGTCGTATTGTATCCATCAATCGACGCTCTGTTTCCCCAATGGCACCCTCTTTCAGAATCGGTCAAGCCCGCTCGTCTTCGCGAGCATCATcggtttcttcttctgggtTCAGTAGTCCACCGTTGCTggcaaaatcaccattgcAGGAGAGCAGCTTGATTGAGGATGAATCTCTTGCCCAGCAAGCCAGAACTCGGCATGTTTTGCAATCATTCAGCACGCTGGACACTTCACTCCAAAGCCGTTCATATAGCGAGAAGGAATCTGACTCTGATGTCACTTCCAGTGAACTACCTGTCCCTACCAGGAAGCCATCATGGAAGAAGAATATTGAAAATAACGGCGAGTCTGAAGACACCGCGAATTCCACCTCAGCCGGTGTCCCCGTTCGTGCTCCTAGGGTACGGTCAAAACGATATCCTCGTCCAGCCAACCTTCAGATCCAAGACGATAAATCACCCCGGTATGCTGCTGAGCAGAAAACCCCAAGCCCTTCTACTTTGAAAGTAGAATGGCCCGGTGAATATGAGAACGTTGCGACTCCCAGGGCAACTAGTTTTGATTCGGACGATGCTCCAGGTATACCCAAGTCTCCACGCCGGTCGAGAAAAATATCCACTGGTGACGGTGAACGCCCCCGAAAACTATCGACAGACACATATAGAGAAGAGAGGCCACGCAAGCTTTCGTCAGGCAGAACCCGAAAAGTGTCAACGGAAAGTAGAGAGGTACCTCGAGCTCGAAGAGAAAGCGCAGCCGAGGAGGGTGACGACGAAGGGTATGACGAATTATTGAGTGCATACGAGAGCGAGGATGCGCCCAACGTGTCGACGCGTTGA
- a CDS encoding UPF0641 membrane protein (UPF0641 membrane protein PJ4664.05), which yields MALRILVRGLSLTMMVRGYNSLGGLAIDEIMSQQYGGHLQFLTIQGLALACLTMTTSLLYEAFPLSILRTTKRYLMVMAMPLSVVISTIYWSLVTVFPHLILQASSPSESSTPSSSPITPELFHIPLSIDLALHAVPCISLLIDFFIFEKKYNKQEVKVGAPIAAIGFSLWYTLWVEHCARMNNGIFPYPFLTENTLKVRIGIYIGATLIAILSLKLINHLHS from the exons ATGGCACTTCGAATTCTTGTGAGGGGACTATCCTTGACCATGATGGTCCGCGGATACAATTCGCTAGGAGGTTTAGCAATCGACGAGATCATGAGCCAGCAATATGGTGGCCATCTACAGTTCCTCACAATTCAAGG TCTTGCGTTAGCGTGTCTAACGATGACGACAAGTTTACTTTATGAAGCATTTCCACTTTCGA TTTTGAGGACCACCAAACGATATCTAATGGTCATGGCTATGCCG CTTTCCGTTGTCATCTCAACTATATACTGGTCACTGGTCACCGTATTTCCTCATCTTATTCTCCAGGCCAGTTCTCCTTCCGAATCGAGCACACCCAGCTCCTCCCCCATAACACCAGAGCTCTTTCACATACCCCTCTCCATTGATCTAGCTTTACACGCAGTTCCTTGTATCTCTCTCCTGATCGATTTCTTTATTTTCGAGAAGAAGTATAACAAACAAGAAGTCAAGGTCGGCGCTCCCATTGCTGCAATTGGCTTTTCTTTGTGGTATACTCTGTGGGTAGAACACTGTGCTCGCATGAACAATGGTATCT TTCCCTATCCATTCTTGACCGAGAATACCTTGAAAGTTCGAATTGGCATATACATCGGAGCCACGCTCATTGCGATATTATCCTTGAAACTCATAAACCACCTGCACTCTTGA
- a CDS encoding putative methyltransferase-like C25B8.10 has translation MSTPKVHKIAQEGFGAGTNELYDRIRPSYQPPALDFIRESLKGVGPFNILEIGSGTGIFTRAILADPKWNPLIKELKAKEPSAGMREVFSRTVKDERVSTSEGFFHDTGIEDEWADLIVIAQAFHWCPDYDAASAEFDRVLKPTGTLAFIWNLEDRDGAPWVAKVRDLYELYEQGTPQFRHEKWRATFDTPSYQKAFEPPREKQWTYILQGTKEGVVDRASSKSYIAVLPDTKKKEVQEEIRKIVDADSEKRWIDEPKGIFEYPYKCWVVLAHKKQV, from the exons ATGTCTACTCCTAAAGTTCATAAGATAGCACAAGAGGGTTTTGGTGCTGGAACTAACGAGTTGTACGATCG AATTCGTCCATCTTATCAACCCCCTGCTCTAGACTTTATTCGCGAATCTCTAAAGGGGGTAGGCCCATTCAATATTCTCGA AATCGGTTCTGGAACTGGTATTTTCACTAGGGCAATTCTCGCCGATCCCAAGTGGAATCCCTTGATCAAGGAATTGAAAGCGAAGGAGCCAAGTGCAGGGATGCGAGAAGTGTTTTCCAGGACAGTGAAGGACGAACGCGTCTCTACTTCAGAGGGCTTTTTCCATGATACAGGAATTGAAGATGAATGGGCTGACCTCATCGTCATTGCGCAG GCTTTTCATTGGTGCCCAGATTACGATGCAGCATCAGCTGAGTTTGATCGAGTCCTTAAACCCACTGGAACTCTTGCTTTCATATGGAATCTAGAAGACAG AGATGGCGCACCTTGGGTTGCCAAAGTTAGGGACCTTTACGAGTTGTATGAACAGGGAACACCACAGTTTCGGCATGAGAAATGGCGAGCAACATTCGACACCCCGTCTTACCAGAAAGCTTTCGAGCCGCCAAGAGAAAAGCAATGGACCTACATTTTGCAAGGAACAAAAGAGGGCGTTGTGGATAGGGCATCAAGCAAGAGTTACATTGCCGTATTACCCGACACCAAAAAGAAGGAGGTCCAAGAAGAAATTAGAAAGATAGTCGATGCTGACTCCGAAAAAAGATGGATCGACGAGCCGAAGGGTATTTTTGAATACCCTTACAAGTGTTGGGTAGTCCTTGCACACAAGAAGCAGGTCTAA
- a CDS encoding Exosome complex component mtr3 encodes MAQLGFDRRRTNGPEESLPYLYDEDLPDKWSSGKPRKSRGPSDIRPIFLQPGLISQATGSAYIETERTKIACAVYGPRQSKNVAFHEKGRLNVEVKFAPYSCSVRRAPMRDAEDRSVAMAIHQALLSSVRLETFPKATIDIFITIIEEDGIEGCVAAGSIAASTALAHAGIEVFGLVVSCSAAVIGSEIWLDPTAEESKLSTGALVLSCMPALTNITSVWQTGGMTPSQVLSVRKRQSLEAHPEESTDDLSSALKRVKHDVMIYMLSWRRHFSKQRAKLEA; translated from the exons ATGGCACAACTTGGATTTGATAGAAGAAGAACCAATGGACCGGAAGAGAGCCTTCCTTATCTTTACGATGAAGACTTGCCAGATAAATGGTCTTCTGGCAAGCCCAGGAAGAGCAGAGGACCCTCAGATATCCGACCCATTT TCCTCCAGCCGGGCTTAATCAGCCAGGCCACTGGTTCTGCATACATCGAAACCGAACGAACAAAAATCGCCTGTGCCGT CTATGGGCCCCGTCAATCGAAGAATGTCGCGTTTCATGAAAAGGGCCGTCTCAACGTCGAAGTTAAGTTCGCACCATATTCGTGCTCAGTGCGCAGAGCGCCTATGCGG GATGCAGAAGATAGATCTGTTGCAATGGCAATTCATCAAGCACTGCTATCATCCGTCCGCTTGGAGACTTTCCCCAAAGCTACGATTGATATCTTCATCACAATCATCGAGGAAGATGGGATAGAGGGTTGCGTAGCCGCTGGATCAATAGCTGCAAGTACCGCACTGGCGCACGCTGGCATTGAAGTGTTTGGTTTAGTTGTATCATGCTCAGCG GCCGTGATAGGTAGTGAAATCTGGCTAGATCCCACTGCGGAGGAATCAAAACTTTCTACCGGGGCCCTGGTTCTCTCGTGCATGCCTGCTCTTACGAATATCACGAGTGTTTGGCAAACCGGTGGAATGACTCCCAGTCAAGTACTTTCGGTGCGCAAACGACAATCACTTGAAGCTCATCCAGAAGAATCTACTGACGATTTGTCTAGTGCATTGAAGCGTGTCAAACACGATGTAATGATATACATGCTGTCGTGGCGCAGGCACTTCTCGAAGCAGCGAGcaaaacttgaagcttga